Proteins from a genomic interval of Sporolactobacillus sp. Y61:
- a CDS encoding ATP-binding protein, giving the protein MSRSFHHVFVIHRRLICLILSFAAFLYFIFLMFQFPYAGIHVKSSDGRVLVESSDHLGWTGSRLQEGDRLLSVDGQAAADRGQESGNGEIRHAQHLEWLHNGERQTLSFSPAGSPEGLIIHFLFPVLFFALCLVLAAFMLARGQGAGVSVLIIFLSLIGPVFTAISAASGLRENGPVHLFILFSFLISPTLMLHYLNQYGQSRHLHLFSDRYLLIQYVLSAAAFIVAAVLMPAGHPLSVVLTAGAALFLFLLVPLFYQLFTAETKASRILLQVPAAGVTAALLPFVIFYGLPALLLKQEVITWQWTMPFLSLIPLTWFYLSVSDRFIDVSFVTGRLVYCGTIGAGAAVLVSGVFSMMAQNGSAYGSMDWIRLAFAVWTIVTMTLYLKEFLDYSLRKRLYPKRQDYQTSLNRFLQWMKMDPDTSGLGKILKKEIEACLPFENVRLIREGLTGEKSPVIDGNRVSLFTEPDRKIAFSKKGFSALLSAGHSEDITLAGSWSGPRTRLNPDERSWLATLISYAQIATENLKNTKELLAELRQPVREGRALPITVKKMMVRISEQERKELAKDLHDHNLQDQLAFARDMDSWREWTQDRKLGHFLGYIREQVLDSVYILRQVIYEIHPEFIYRAGLKKSLDELFEKVNLRGDFVLETFIDDRTAMLPKEFEMTVYRVVQELLNNAMKHAGAKRVTLRLSKEGNEFGLYYEDDGVGMDVSKVGQSFGTMGFPGMIGRVEGIGGRIVIRSQKGKGLSVKIRWPAD; this is encoded by the coding sequence ATGTCCCGTTCATTTCATCATGTATTTGTCATTCATAGGCGCCTCATCTGTCTGATCCTCTCGTTTGCGGCGTTTCTGTATTTTATTTTCCTGATGTTTCAGTTCCCCTATGCCGGCATTCATGTGAAGTCGTCGGACGGACGCGTGCTGGTAGAAAGCAGTGATCATCTTGGATGGACAGGCAGCCGGCTTCAGGAGGGGGATCGTCTGCTCTCTGTGGACGGACAGGCAGCAGCAGACAGAGGGCAGGAATCCGGAAACGGTGAAATCCGTCATGCACAGCATCTGGAATGGCTGCATAACGGGGAGAGGCAGACGCTTTCCTTCAGCCCGGCCGGCTCCCCTGAAGGATTGATCATCCACTTTCTTTTCCCCGTCCTGTTCTTTGCCTTATGTCTGGTCCTGGCTGCCTTTATGCTCGCCCGCGGGCAGGGGGCAGGTGTATCTGTCCTGATCATTTTTCTTTCGCTCATCGGGCCGGTATTTACGGCGATCAGTGCGGCTTCCGGACTCAGGGAGAACGGGCCCGTGCATCTCTTTATTCTTTTTTCCTTCCTGATCAGTCCGACGCTGATGCTGCACTATCTGAATCAGTACGGCCAGTCCCGGCATCTTCATTTGTTTTCTGACCGTTATTTATTGATCCAGTATGTGCTTTCCGCAGCAGCTTTTATAGTGGCTGCCGTCCTGATGCCAGCGGGTCATCCGCTGTCTGTTGTGCTCACAGCGGGTGCTGCCTTATTTCTTTTCCTGCTTGTTCCCTTGTTTTATCAGCTCTTCACGGCTGAAACTAAAGCATCCCGGATACTGCTTCAGGTGCCGGCTGCCGGGGTGACCGCTGCGCTGCTGCCGTTCGTGATATTTTATGGGCTGCCAGCGCTGCTGTTGAAGCAGGAAGTGATCACATGGCAGTGGACGATGCCCTTTCTTTCCCTGATTCCTCTGACGTGGTTCTATCTTTCTGTGTCTGACCGATTTATAGATGTTTCCTTTGTAACGGGCAGGCTGGTTTATTGCGGGACGATTGGTGCGGGTGCAGCAGTGCTTGTGTCGGGTGTTTTTTCCATGATGGCGCAGAACGGCAGTGCATATGGCTCCATGGACTGGATCAGACTGGCGTTTGCTGTCTGGACGATTGTTACGATGACGCTTTATTTGAAAGAATTCCTGGATTATTCACTGAGAAAAAGACTGTATCCTAAACGGCAGGATTACCAGACCAGCCTGAACCGCTTCCTGCAGTGGATGAAGATGGATCCGGACACCAGCGGACTTGGGAAAATCCTGAAAAAAGAAATTGAGGCATGTCTTCCCTTTGAGAACGTCAGGCTGATTCGAGAGGGCCTAACTGGCGAAAAATCGCCGGTCATCGATGGAAACAGGGTCTCCCTGTTCACCGAACCGGACAGAAAAATCGCATTCAGTAAAAAAGGATTCTCGGCTCTGCTTTCAGCCGGACATTCGGAAGACATCACACTTGCAGGAAGCTGGAGCGGACCGAGAACCCGGCTGAATCCCGACGAGCGCTCATGGCTGGCGACACTGATCAGTTATGCTCAGATTGCAACTGAAAACCTGAAAAATACGAAAGAGCTGCTTGCTGAACTCAGACAGCCGGTCCGGGAAGGCAGGGCCCTGCCGATCACGGTGAAGAAAATGATGGTGCGCATTTCTGAACAGGAGCGAAAGGAGCTTGCCAAAGATCTCCATGACCATAATCTGCAGGATCAGCTCGCTTTCGCCCGTGATATGGACAGCTGGAGGGAGTGGACTCAGGACAGGAAGCTCGGGCACTTTCTCGGCTACATCCGGGAACAGGTCCTGGACAGTGTTTACATCCTCCGCCAGGTCATTTATGAAATCCACCCTGAATTTATCTATCGGGCAGGTTTGAAGAAATCACTTGATGAACTGTTTGAAAAAGTAAATTTACGCGGGGATTTTGTTCTGGAAACGTTTATCGATGATCGGACGGCGATGCTGCCGAAAGAATTTGAAATGACTGTGTACCGGGTGGTTCAGGAACTGTTAAATAATGCCATGAAACATGCCGGGGCGAAACGGGTGACCCTGCGCCTGAGTAAAGAAGGAAACGAATTTGGCTTGTATTATGAAGATGACGGCGTGGGCATGGATGTATCAAAAGTCGGTCAGTCCTTTGGTACAATGGGTTTCCCCGGGATGATCGGCAGAGTGGAGGGTATAGGCGGCCGGATCGTGATCCGGTCTCAGAAGGGCAAAGGGCTTTCAGTAAAAATACGCTGGCCGGCAGATTGA
- a CDS encoding sigma factor G inhibitor Gin, protein MAEEAHAPIHETCMICNQLKSEGLHIGNQLICDSCRRTIVKTDVTDWKYGFLIKKLSQLNLIDQTKETTK, encoded by the coding sequence ATGGCAGAAGAGGCACACGCCCCGATTCATGAAACATGTATGATCTGTAATCAACTGAAGTCGGAAGGTCTGCATATCGGAAATCAATTAATCTGTGATTCCTGCCGGAGAACGATTGTGAAGACGGATGTAACGGACTGGAAATACGGTTTTCTGATTAAAAAACTGTCTCAGCTGAACCTGATTGATCAGACAAAGGAAACAACAAAATGA